CAACGCCGGACAGGCGCCCCAGCCGCTCGGGCAGGGACGATGAGGAGAAACCCGCCGCCATGCCCTAGTCGCCCTTCGCCGTGCCGTGTTGCTTGAGGAGCTCGACGAGCTCGGGGCCCACCTGGGTGATGTCGCCGGCGCCCAGGGTGAGGACGATGTCGCCCTCGCGCAGCCGGGGCAGCAGCGTCCTGGCCAGGTCGGTGCGCTTCTCCACGAAGGTGACGTCCCGGTGGCCGTGGGCGCGAACGGCGTCGGCCAGGGCATCACCGGTGGCGCCGGGGATGCGCTCCTCGCCCGCGGCGTAGACGCTGGAGACGAAGACGACGTCCGCGTCGTTGAAGGAGGTGGCGAACTCCTTCAGCAAGTCATGGGTGCGCGTGTAGCGGTGGGGCTGGAAGGCCACGACGATGCGCCGGCCGAAGGCGCGACGGGCGCCCGCGAGCGTGGCCTGCACCTCGGTGGGGTGGTGCCCGTAGTCGTCCACCACGGTGACGCCGGCCACCTCGCCGCGCACGGTGAAGCGCCGCTGCACGCCGCCGAACTCGGACAGGGCGCTGCGCACCACGTCCAGGGGGATGTCCATCTCCTCGGCCACGGCGATGACGGCCAGGGCGTTGAGGGCGTTGTGCGCGCCCACCATGCGGACGCGGAACTCACCGAGCGGCTCGTCGCGCCGGAAGGCCTCGAAGCGGGTGGTGAAGCCCTCCAGCCGGATGCCCTCCAGCCGGTAGTCCGCCATGTGCGAGCTGCCGTAGGTGACGAAGCGCTTCTCCAGGCGCGGCAGCAGGGACTGGACGTTGGGGTTGTCCAGGCACAGGACGTTGAGGCCGTAGAAGGGCACGCGGTTGCAGAAGGCCGTGAAGGCGTCCTTCAGGTTGTCCAGCGTGCCGTAGTGGTCCATGTGCTCCGGGTCGATGTTGGTGACCACGGTGATGGACGGGTGCAGGTGCAGGAAGCTGCCGTCGCTCTCGTCGGCCTCCACCACCATCAGCTCGCTCTGGCCCAGCCGGGCGTTGGAGTCGAGCACGTTCACCTTGCCGCCCACCACGGCCGTGGGGTCCAGGCCCGCGGCGGACAGGACGGTGGCGACCATGGAGGTGGTTGTCGTCTTGCCGTGGCTGCCGGCGACGGCGACGGCGTACTTGAGCCGCATCAGCTCGGCGAGCATCTCCGCGCGGGGGATGACGGGAATCTTCCGCTGGCGCGCGGTGACGACCTCGGGGTTGTCCTTGCGCACCGCCGAGGAGATGACGACGACGTCCGCGTGGACGAGGTTCTCCGCGCGGTGGCCCTCGAAGATGGTGGCGCCCATGCCCTGCAGGCGGCGGGTGATGTCGCTGGCCTTGAGGTCCGAGCCGGACACCTTGTAGCCCTGGTTGAGCAGCACCTCGGCGATGCCGCTCATGCCGATGCCGCCGATGCCCACGAAGTGCACATGCGCGGCGTGGCGCGTCTTGAAGAGGCTCGCGGGCCTGGCGGGGCGGGTGTTCGTCACGGATGTCATCTCCTCAGACCTGCTTCTCGTTGCCGCCAGCCTGCGTCTCGCCGCCGCCGGGAGGCTTCTCGCCACCGTTGGACTTCTTGGGCTTCTTCGGGTTGGGGTCCTCCCCGCGAGCCTCGGCCCGGCCGAAGGGACCGTACGTCTTCACCATCAGGTCCACGAGCACGTCCGCCAGCTCCTTGGCGGCCTCGGGACGCCCCAGCAGGCCCGCCTTCTTCTCCATCTGGCGGCGCTTCTCCGGGTCGTCCTTGAGGCGGCGGATCTCCGTGGCCAGCTGCTGCCCGGTCAGCTCCGACTCGCGGAACATGAGGGCCGCACCCGCCTTCACCAGCGCATGGGCATTGACCTCCTGGTGGTTGTCCGTGGCGAAGGGAAAGGGAACGAGGATGCTGGCCTTCTTGGCCACCGTCAGCTCCGAGAGCGTGGTGGCGCCCGCCCGGCAGACGACGAGCTCCGCCTTGGCGTAGGCGCTGGACATGTCCTCGATGTACTCCACCACCTGGGCCTGGCCGTCGAAGCCCTTGTCCGCGTAGCCCTTGCGCACCGTCTCCAGGTCGTTCTTGCCCGTCTGGTGGATGATGTGGAGCTGGTCCTTGATGTCCTGGAGGTGGTCCAGCGCGTCGATCATCCGCTGGTTGATGCCGCGGGCGCCGAGGCTGCCGCCGAAGACGAGCAGGGAGAACTTCTCGTGCGCCACGCGCGAGCGCAGGAAGTTCTCCATCAGCTTGCGGCGGATGGGGTTGCCGACGAGCTGCACCTTGCGCGAGGGGAAGAAGCGGGCGGCGTCCTCGAAGGCGGTGAAGACGACGCGCACGAACCTGCCGAGCACCTTGTTGGTGAGCCCCGGCAGCGCGTTCTGCTCCTGCACGGCGGTGGGGATGCCCATCAGCGCCGCGGCGAGCACCACCGGGCCGCTGGCGTAGCCGCCCACGCCCACCACCACGTCCGGCTTCTGGCGCTGGAGGATGCGGATGGACTCGACGAAGGCCATGGGCAGCGCGAGCAGGCCCTTGATGAGGCCCAGCAGGCCCTTGCCCTTGAGGCCCTGCGCCCGGATGGTCTCCAGAGGGTAGCCCTCGCGGGGAACCACGCGGGCCTCGAGACCGCGCTCGGTGCCCACGAACACCACCTTGTTGGCGTGGTGGCGCGTCACCACCTCTTCGGCCAGGGCGATGCCCGGGTAGAGATGACCGCCCGTACCGCCTCCCGCGATGAGCACCTTCACGCCGCCACCTCCCTCATGTCACCGCCGGAGCGCAGGGTCCGGTTGCCAGCACCCTCCGCGCTGGCACTGAGCGAGAGCAATACACCGGCCGCACCCATGAGCACCACCAGCGAGGTGCCTCCGTAGGACACGAAGGGAAGCGTCAGTCCTTTAGTGGGCAACAACCCCATGGCCACGCACATATTTACCGTGGCCTGAAAAGCGATGATGCAGGTGAGGCCCAGGCCCAGGTACGTGCCGAACGCCTCCGGGGCCGCGAGGCTCGCGCGGATGCCGCGCCAGATGACGATGCCGTAGAGCGACACCAGCAGCACCACGCCCACGAGCCCCAGCTCCTCGCCGATGATGGCGAAGATGAAGTCCGTATGGGCCTCGGGGAGGAAGAAGAGCTTCTGCCGGCCATCTCCCAGGCCCAGGCCGGTGAGGCCGCCCGAGCCGATGGACATGAGGGACTCGGCCACCTGGTAGCCGATGTCGTGGCGGTGGGCCCAGGGATCCAGGAAGGCCAGCACGCGCTTCATGCGGTAGGGGCTGCTGGCCACGGCCGCGTACGCCAGGGGCAGCGCCAGCAGCACCGAGCCCACCAGGTAGCTCAACTTCGTGCCCGCGGCGAACAGGAGCGCGAAGAGCAGGAACACCAGCAGCACCGAGCTGCCGAAGTCCGGCTGCAGCATGCACAGGCCCACCAGCAGGCCGCACAGCATCAGGTGCGGCAGGAAGCCCACGGAGAAGCTGGCCACCTTCTCGCGCTTCTTCGCCAGCGAGTAGGAGAGATAGACGACCCAGGCGACCTTGGCCACCTCGGCCGGCTGCAGGCCGAAACCCGGGAAGCGGATCCACCGCCGCGCGCCGCCCGCCGTGGTGCCGATGCCCGGGATGAGCACCAGCACCAGCAGCACCAGCGTCACCAGCAGCAGCGGATACGCGAACCGCGCCAGCCGGCGCCAGCCCACCTTCATCCCCACCGCCATCGCCACCACGCCCATGCCGGCCGCCACCAGCTGCCGGTTGAGGAAGTAGAGGCTGTCACCCAGCTTGTCCTGGGCCATGACGGCGCTCGCCGAGTACACCATCACCAGGCCGAGCGACACGAGCGACAGCACGGCACACAGGAGCAGCGGGTCGAACCGCACCGGGGCGGAGGACGGAGCGGCGATAGCCTTCATGGGCTCAGAGTTCCCCGACGAGGCGTTTGAACGTGTCGCCCCGGTGCTCGAAGTTCTGGAATTGATCGTAGGAGGCGCATGCGGGCGACAAAAGTACAGTGTCGCCGGATCTTGCCAGGGCCCTGGCCCGCCGTACAGCTTCCGCGAGCGTTTCGCAGGCGTACACGGGACAGCTGCCCTCGTACGCCTGGGCGATGGTCCCGGCGTCCTGGCCGATGGTGAGCACGCCCTTCACCTTGCCGCGGCCCTCGTCGACCATGGGCTGGTAGGGAGCGCCCTTGCCCTTGCCACCGGCGATGAGGAGCACGTCCTTCTGGAAGGCGCGCAGGGCCACCAGCACCGAGTCCACGTTGGTGGCCTTGGAGTCGTTCACCCACTCCACGCCGTCCAGCACGCGCACGCTCTCCAGCCGGTGCGGCAGGCCCGGGTAGCTGTCCAGTCCGGCCTGCACCGCCTCGTGCGCCACGCCCGCCAGCCGCGCCAGCAGCGCCGCCGCCATGGCGTTCTGCGCGTTGTGGGCCCCGCGCAGCGCGCGGTTGGTGAGGGTGAAGGTCTCGCCCTTGTCCCCTGCCCCCTCGAAACGGAAGCCGCCGGGCTGCGCCACCGCCATGCCCGCCAGCGTGGGCGCCGCGGCCACCGGTCGCCCGGTGAGGCTGAAGCCGTAGACGGGCACCTTGGCGGCCTCGGCCAGCCGCAGCACGTGCGCGTCGTCCGCGTTCACCACGACGAAGTCACCCTGTGCCTGGTTGCGGAAGATGCGGGCCTTGGCCTCGCCGTAGGCCTCGTGGCTCGCGTACCGGTCGATGTGGTCCGGCGTGAGGTTGAGGATGGTGGAGCCCCGGGGCCTCAGGCTGTCGATGCCCTCGAGCTGGAAGCTGGAGAGCTCCACCACCAGGGCCTCCCAGTCGCCGGGAGACAGGGCCGCCTCGGCCAGCGGGCGCCCGAGGTTGCCGCCCACGAAGGTGCGCCGGCCACTGCGCGAGAAGAGCTCACCAGTGAGCGCCGTGGTGGTGCTCTTCCCGTTGGTGCCGGTGATGCCGATGAACGGCAGGTGCGAGAGGTAGCGCCAGGCCAGTTCCACCTCGCCCCAGACGGGAACGCCCGCGGCGCGCGCCTTTTGAATCTCCGGCAGCGCCAGCGGAACGCCCGGGCTCACCACCACGAGCTGCTGCGACTCCAGCAGCCCCGGTGGCGTGGGGCCGGTGACGAGCGTCACGCCCTGCGCCTTCAGCTCGCGCCCCGTCTCGCCCAGCGCCTCCTCGGTGCGAGCGTCCAGCGCCGTCACCCGCGCGCCCTGCGCCCGCAGCAGACGGATGGCGGCCAGCCCGCTCTTGGCGAGCCCATACACCACTACCTTCCGGTCCTTCAGGTCGGGCGTCATGCGCGCCACCCCTCCACACGGCCTACCGAAGCTTGAGCGACAGAATCGCCACGCCTCCACAGAGGATGGCGACGATCCAGAAGCGGACGATGATCTTCGGCTCGGCCATGCCCTTCAGCTCGAAGTGGTGGTGCACCGGCGCCATCTTGAAGACGCGTTTGCCGGTGAGCTTGAAGGACGTCACCTGGATCATCACGCTGAGGATCTCCGCGAAGAAGACCCCGTGGATGATGGCGGACACCACCTCGTTCTTGGACAGCACCGCCAGCCCGCCGAGGGCACCGCCCAGCGCGAGCGAGCCGATGTCCCCCATGAAGACGGAGGCCGGGTAGGCGTTGAACCAGAGGAAGGAGATGCCGGCGCCCACGATGCTGGCGCAGAAGACGGCCAGCTCCGCGCCGCCGGGCACCTCGGGGACGCCGAGGTAGCGCCACAGGGGCACACCCACCAGCCGCGTCACGCCGTTCACCGTCTCCACGTCGGCGATGCGCGTCAGCGAGCCCGCCACGTAGCAGAGGATGGCGAAGGTGGAGGCCGCGATGATGGTCGGCATGATGGCCAGGCCGTCCAGACCGTCCGTCAGGTTGACGGCGTTGGACGTGCCCACCACGACGATCCACGCGAAGAACACGTAGAACCAGCCGAAGTCCGGGTTGAACCAGCGCGTGGGCACGAAGGGCAGCGTGAGCTTCGTGTCGATGAGCAGCCTGGGCCCCGTGAAGCCCCCGTCCGGCCCCGTCCACGTGCACATGATCCCGAAGATGGCCACCAGGTAGAAGACCGTCTGGAGGACCATCTTGTACCGGCCGGCCAGCCCCTTGGAGTTGCGCTTGGACAGCTTGAGCCAGTCATCCAGGAAGCCGATGAAGCCGTAGCCCATCGTCAGCACCAGCGCCGCCCACACCGCGCGGCTCTTCAGGTCCGCGAACATGAAGGTGCCGAACGCGATGCACATGAGGATGAGCGCGCCACCCATGGTGGGCGTGCCCTTCTTCTTCTGGTGCGTGTCCGGGGTGTCCTCGCGCACGTTGCTCTGCCCGTGCTGCTTGAGGCGCAGCCGGGCGATGAGCCTCGGGCCGACGAACATGCCCAGCAGCAGCGAGGCCACCGCCGCCGCGACGATGCGGAAGGTGGGGTAGCGCAGGAAGTTCAGCAACCGGGCCGCGTCCGTGCCCTGAATCCACTCGTAGATGAGGAGCAGCACCTAGTGGCTACCTCCAGGCGCGGCGGCACCCGTGAGGCCCGCCACGACCCGCTCGAGCCGCATGCCACGGCTCGCCTTGACCAGCACCACGTCGCCTGCCTTCAACTGAGGCTGCAACCAGGCCAGCAGCGGCTCCACCTCGGTGAAGTGCGCCGCGTTGTGGCCCAGTCCCGCCGCCTCGTAACCCTTGCGCGAGCGCGGCCCGAAGAAGGCCACCAGCTCCGCCTTGCCCGCCGCCAGCGTGCCCAGCTGCGCGTGCTCCTCCAGCTCGCCGGGCCCCAGCTCCAACATGTCCCCGAGCACCGCCACCTTCCGGCCACCGGGCTGCACCAGCGAGCGCAGCGTGTCCAGCGCCGCGGCCATGGAGGCCGGGTTGGCGTTGTAGCAGTCGTCCACCACGGTCACGCCGTGCAGGCCGTCCACCACGTTGAGCCGGCGCGCGTACGGCCTCGCCGCCTCCAGGCCCTTCACGCACTCCTCGGGGGAGTAGCCCAGGGCCACCGCCAGCGCGAAGGCGCCCGTGGCGTTCAGGGCGTTGTGCTCGCCGATGAAGGACAGCTTCACCGGCCAGTCCCTGCCCTGGTAGTGCACCGTGACGGCCAGCCCCTCGCGGCCCCGAGGCGTGACGCCCGCCAGCCGCACGTCCGCGTGGGCGGCCCGGCCGAAGGTGAGCTTCTTCGCCCGGCTGCGCGCCGCCTGCGGCGGAATGAGCGGGTCATCCACGTTCACCACGGCCACGGCCTCGGGCGGGAGCTCGCGGAACATCTCGCCCTCCGCCTCGGCCACGCCCTCGATGCTGCCCAGCCCCTCCAGGTGCTCGGGCTGGATGATGGTGATGACGGCCGCGTCCGGCTTCGACACGCGGGTGAGCCGCGTCATCTCCCCGGGACGGTTCATCCCCATCTCCACCACGGCCGCCACGTGCGACGGCTCCAGGCGGAACAGCGTCAGGGGCACCCCCACCTCGTTGTTGAGGTTGCCCTCCGTCTTCAGCGCGGGACCCCGTACGGACAGGATGGCGCCCACCATCTCCTTGGTGGTCGTCTTCCCGTTGGAGCCACCCACGGCGCCCACCGGAATCCGGAAGCGCTCGCGGTGCGCGCGCCCCAGTCCACCGAGCGCCGCCAGGGTGTCCTCCACCTCATAGAGAGCCAGGCCGGCGGCCAGGCTCTCGGGGAGTTGGGGGAGCGCCCTGCCCTTCTTCACCACGGCGCCGGCCGCCCCTGCACTGGCGGCCTGCGCGAGGAAGTCGTGTGCATCGAAGCGCTCACCCTGCAGCGCCACGAAGAGGCACCCGGGCACCAGGGCCCGCGTATCGGTGCAGACGGCCGTGAACTCCGCCGCCGGCTTGACGCCGCGACGGGTGGCCCCGGTCGCCTGCACCACCTGCTCGTCCGTGAATCGTACGGCCATAGAGGGTCCGCGGCTCTCCGTCAGGTGCGGATGGCGAGCGCCCGGGCCGCCACTTCGCGGTCATCGAAGGCGCGCTTCTCGGTACCGATGATCTGGTACGTCTCGTGGCCCTTGCCGGCGATGAGGACCACGTCGTCCTCCTTCGCCAGGGAGATGGCCGTGTCGATGGCGGCCTTGCGGTCCGCGTCCACGAGGTAGCCCTTCTCCCCGCTCTTGGCCTTGCCGGCCGAGATGCGGCGCATCCCGCTCTTCTCCAGGCCCGGCGTCACCTGGGAGATGATGGTCTCCGGATCCTCGGTGCGCGGGTTGTCGCTCGTCACCACGGCCAGGTCCGCGGCCTCGGCGGCCGCCGTGCCCATGAGCGGACGCTTGCCCTGGTCCCGGTCCCCACCGCAGCCGAACACCACGA
The sequence above is drawn from the Archangium gephyra genome and encodes:
- the murD gene encoding UDP-N-acetylmuramoyl-L-alanine--D-glutamate ligase is translated as MTPDLKDRKVVVYGLAKSGLAAIRLLRAQGARVTALDARTEEALGETGRELKAQGVTLVTGPTPPGLLESQQLVVVSPGVPLALPEIQKARAAGVPVWGEVELAWRYLSHLPFIGITGTNGKSTTTALTGELFSRSGRRTFVGGNLGRPLAEAALSPGDWEALVVELSSFQLEGIDSLRPRGSTILNLTPDHIDRYASHEAYGEAKARIFRNQAQGDFVVVNADDAHVLRLAEAAKVPVYGFSLTGRPVAAAPTLAGMAVAQPGGFRFEGAGDKGETFTLTNRALRGAHNAQNAMAAALLARLAGVAHEAVQAGLDSYPGLPHRLESVRVLDGVEWVNDSKATNVDSVLVALRAFQKDVLLIAGGKGKGAPYQPMVDEGRGKVKGVLTIGQDAGTIAQAYEGSCPVYACETLAEAVRRARALARSGDTVLLSPACASYDQFQNFEHRGDTFKRLVGEL
- the ftsW gene encoding putative lipid II flippase FtsW, whose product is MKAIAAPSSAPVRFDPLLLCAVLSLVSLGLVMVYSASAVMAQDKLGDSLYFLNRQLVAAGMGVVAMAVGMKVGWRRLARFAYPLLLVTLVLLVLVLIPGIGTTAGGARRWIRFPGFGLQPAEVAKVAWVVYLSYSLAKKREKVASFSVGFLPHLMLCGLLVGLCMLQPDFGSSVLLVFLLFALLFAAGTKLSYLVGSVLLALPLAYAAVASSPYRMKRVLAFLDPWAHRHDIGYQVAESLMSIGSGGLTGLGLGDGRQKLFFLPEAHTDFIFAIIGEELGLVGVVLLVSLYGIVIWRGIRASLAAPEAFGTYLGLGLTCIIAFQATVNMCVAMGLLPTKGLTLPFVSYGGTSLVVLMGAAGVLLSLSASAEGAGNRTLRSGGDMREVAA
- a CDS encoding UDP-N-acetylmuramoyl-tripeptide--D-alanyl-D-alanine ligase, whose protein sequence is MAVRFTDEQVVQATGATRRGVKPAAEFTAVCTDTRALVPGCLFVALQGERFDAHDFLAQAASAGAAGAVVKKGRALPQLPESLAAGLALYEVEDTLAALGGLGRAHRERFRIPVGAVGGSNGKTTTKEMVGAILSVRGPALKTEGNLNNEVGVPLTLFRLEPSHVAAVVEMGMNRPGEMTRLTRVSKPDAAVITIIQPEHLEGLGSIEGVAEAEGEMFRELPPEAVAVVNVDDPLIPPQAARSRAKKLTFGRAAHADVRLAGVTPRGREGLAVTVHYQGRDWPVKLSFIGEHNALNATGAFALAVALGYSPEECVKGLEAARPYARRLNVVDGLHGVTVVDDCYNANPASMAAALDTLRSLVQPGGRKVAVLGDMLELGPGELEEHAQLGTLAAGKAELVAFFGPRSRKGYEAAGLGHNAAHFTEVEPLLAWLQPQLKAGDVVLVKASRGMRLERVVAGLTGAAAPGGSH
- the mraY gene encoding phospho-N-acetylmuramoyl-pentapeptide-transferase; amino-acid sequence: MLLLIYEWIQGTDAARLLNFLRYPTFRIVAAAVASLLLGMFVGPRLIARLRLKQHGQSNVREDTPDTHQKKKGTPTMGGALILMCIAFGTFMFADLKSRAVWAALVLTMGYGFIGFLDDWLKLSKRNSKGLAGRYKMVLQTVFYLVAIFGIMCTWTGPDGGFTGPRLLIDTKLTLPFVPTRWFNPDFGWFYVFFAWIVVVGTSNAVNLTDGLDGLAIMPTIIAASTFAILCYVAGSLTRIADVETVNGVTRLVGVPLWRYLGVPEVPGGAELAVFCASIVGAGISFLWFNAYPASVFMGDIGSLALGGALGGLAVLSKNEVVSAIIHGVFFAEILSVMIQVTSFKLTGKRVFKMAPVHHHFELKGMAEPKIIVRFWIVAILCGGVAILSLKLR
- the murG gene encoding undecaprenyldiphospho-muramoylpentapeptide beta-N-acetylglucosaminyltransferase, producing the protein MKVLIAGGGTGGHLYPGIALAEEVVTRHHANKVVFVGTERGLEARVVPREGYPLETIRAQGLKGKGLLGLIKGLLALPMAFVESIRILQRQKPDVVVGVGGYASGPVVLAAALMGIPTAVQEQNALPGLTNKVLGRFVRVVFTAFEDAARFFPSRKVQLVGNPIRRKLMENFLRSRVAHEKFSLLVFGGSLGARGINQRMIDALDHLQDIKDQLHIIHQTGKNDLETVRKGYADKGFDGQAQVVEYIEDMSSAYAKAELVVCRAGATTLSELTVAKKASILVPFPFATDNHQEVNAHALVKAGAALMFRESELTGQQLATEIRRLKDDPEKRRQMEKKAGLLGRPEAAKELADVLVDLMVKTYGPFGRAEARGEDPNPKKPKKSNGGEKPPGGGETQAGGNEKQV
- the murC gene encoding UDP-N-acetylmuramate--L-alanine ligase, producing the protein MTNTRPARPASLFKTRHAAHVHFVGIGGIGMSGIAEVLLNQGYKVSGSDLKASDITRRLQGMGATIFEGHRAENLVHADVVVISSAVRKDNPEVVTARQRKIPVIPRAEMLAELMRLKYAVAVAGSHGKTTTTSMVATVLSAAGLDPTAVVGGKVNVLDSNARLGQSELMVVEADESDGSFLHLHPSITVVTNIDPEHMDHYGTLDNLKDAFTAFCNRVPFYGLNVLCLDNPNVQSLLPRLEKRFVTYGSSHMADYRLEGIRLEGFTTRFEAFRRDEPLGEFRVRMVGAHNALNALAVIAVAEEMDIPLDVVRSALSEFGGVQRRFTVRGEVAGVTVVDDYGHHPTEVQATLAGARRAFGRRIVVAFQPHRYTRTHDLLKEFATSFNDADVVFVSSVYAAGEERIPGATGDALADAVRAHGHRDVTFVEKRTDLARTLLPRLREGDIVLTLGAGDITQVGPELVELLKQHGTAKGD